In a genomic window of Gloeocapsopsis dulcis:
- a CDS encoding glycosyltransferase family 4 protein, with the protein MSKPLAIVTPWIGLPSETFIQRHMQELLPKRTVAVAATVNELESNNWNLDCPVLTMNWLLQSGLRGLKIQCKSYIFQAFHPFEWRSTEASWIDVKQFFQEHKVQAIMGEYLDQCFPWTKFSQKLDIPFFGHAHGYDVSRILQCPKWRKRYLRYNDTGGIITVSQASREKLLDLGLQPDKVHVVPCGVEVPASPLKRTEQEVIRCLAVGRMVAKKAPLKTLDAFRQAAEICPSLRLDYVGTGHLMPIVQEFIRSYDLGDKVSIHGGQANEVVKQLMRKADIFLQHSMVDPVSGDEEGLPVAILEAMAHSLPVVSTRHAGIPEAVLNGSTGYLVEEGDSTGMAEHLVMLARDFDLRQRIGNSGWHRAKKHFSWEKEKRELLRILGLNQYKFDERLPAVEY; encoded by the coding sequence ATGAGCAAACCCCTAGCTATTGTTACACCATGGATTGGTCTTCCTTCTGAGACATTTATTCAGCGACACATGCAGGAATTACTGCCGAAAAGAACAGTTGCAGTAGCTGCAACTGTCAATGAACTGGAATCCAATAACTGGAATCTCGATTGTCCTGTATTAACTATGAATTGGTTATTACAAAGTGGATTGAGAGGGCTAAAAATTCAATGTAAATCTTATATATTTCAAGCCTTCCATCCATTCGAGTGGCGTTCTACAGAGGCTAGCTGGATAGATGTCAAACAGTTTTTTCAAGAACACAAAGTACAGGCAATTATGGGGGAGTATTTAGATCAATGCTTTCCTTGGACAAAGTTTTCTCAAAAGTTGGATATTCCGTTCTTCGGTCACGCTCATGGTTATGATGTTTCACGTATTTTACAGTGTCCTAAGTGGCGAAAAAGATATTTGCGCTACAACGACACAGGTGGAATTATTACCGTGAGTCAAGCTAGCCGAGAGAAGCTTTTAGATCTAGGCTTGCAGCCTGACAAGGTGCATGTCGTTCCCTGTGGTGTTGAAGTGCCTGCTAGTCCTTTGAAAAGAACCGAGCAAGAAGTAATCCGGTGCTTAGCCGTAGGTCGCATGGTAGCCAAGAAAGCGCCACTTAAAACTTTGGATGCGTTTCGCCAAGCTGCCGAGATATGCCCAAGCTTAAGATTAGATTATGTCGGTACTGGTCACTTAATGCCCATAGTTCAAGAGTTCATTCGCAGCTATGACCTTGGCGATAAAGTGTCAATACATGGGGGTCAGGCTAACGAAGTAGTCAAGCAATTAATGAGAAAGGCTGATATTTTTTTGCAGCACAGCATGGTTGATCCTGTGAGTGGGGATGAGGAAGGGCTACCTGTAGCGATTTTAGAAGCAATGGCTCATAGCCTGCCGGTAGTCTCAACCCGTCATGCTGGAATTCCAGAAGCAGTGCTAAATGGCTCTACTGGATATTTGGTTGAAGAGGGAGATAGTACGGGGATGGCTGAGCACCTAGTCATGCTTGCTCGTGACTTTGACCTGAGACAGCGCATAGGTAATTCGGGTTGGCATAGAGCGAAAAAACATTTCTCATGGGAGAAGGAGAAAAGAGAGTTGCTGAGGATTCTAGGACTTAATCAGTATAAATTTGATGAGCGCTTACCAGCAGTTGAGTATTAG
- a CDS encoding sulfotransferase family protein, protein MTLPNFLIIGAQKAGSSWLAHNIRQHPDVFMPTKEIHFFDKEFNFNQGIQWYKKYFTEASNEKAVGEKTPDYLWVDNHYMEGDLPNIHNRIHKILPEAKLILVLRNPVQRAISAVNHLIRSRRISPMHSIDDLLMGKKRYLLQGYGVLEKGQYHHQITAYQEYFTLEQMLILIYEEDVVQNPELGLKKVCNFLKIDESFQFEELKTKVNDSKISKTRLLLDYYIPLFKPFTHYFSLFFPKRIKVYPSPIVIDKLYSEYTDDNEKLFEFLGKRIDSWQRDVKS, encoded by the coding sequence ATGACTTTACCGAATTTTTTAATTATTGGAGCGCAAAAAGCAGGAAGTAGTTGGCTTGCTCACAATATTAGGCAACATCCAGATGTGTTTATGCCAACCAAAGAAATCCATTTTTTTGACAAAGAATTCAACTTTAATCAAGGTATCCAGTGGTACAAAAAATATTTCACTGAAGCTAGTAACGAAAAGGCAGTTGGAGAAAAAACTCCTGACTACTTATGGGTAGATAATCATTATATGGAAGGAGATCTACCAAATATCCATAACAGAATACACAAAATCCTACCTGAAGCAAAGTTAATACTAGTTCTCCGCAACCCAGTTCAACGAGCAATTTCTGCTGTCAATCATCTGATACGCTCAAGAAGAATATCACCTATGCATAGTATTGATGATTTACTGATGGGCAAAAAAAGATACTTACTTCAAGGGTATGGTGTTTTAGAAAAAGGACAATATCATCATCAAATAACAGCATATCAAGAATATTTTACTCTGGAGCAAATGCTGATTCTTATTTATGAGGAAGACGTTGTTCAAAATCCTGAATTAGGCTTAAAAAAAGTATGTAATTTTCTTAAGATTGACGAATCATTTCAATTTGAAGAGCTAAAAACCAAAGTTAATGATAGTAAAATATCAAAGACTCGTCTTTTACTTGACTACTATATACCTTTATTCAAACCATTTACGCATTATTTTTCTCTATTTTTTCCAAAAAGAATAAAAGTTTATCCAAGTCCAATAGTTATTGATAAATTATATTCAGAATATACCGATGACAATGAAAAGTTATTTGAGTTTTTAGGAAAAAGAATTGACTCGTGGCAAAGAGATGTCAAAAGTTAA
- a CDS encoding class I SAM-dependent methyltransferase, whose product MNKSLLKNKASKKMNISLQEVKTYYDEHTSDKLKNFVAGNARVRKAWLTVEQWAPKNPQRILEIGCGIGDTCWRMTRQWLDAEVVGLDISSISLETAQKLFSSSRLSFVQGPLVKGLIASKFDLIVLMDVYEHIQVEDRPQLHQALKDLINDKGRIILSFPTPRHQAWLRKYKPDGLQPIDEDIDVNTILSLASDLDTEVLLYQEVDVWHEGDYAHAVLGKREDRVVANKTDQFKQGFQKLIHTLLFKVAYSTKLASIRRKIKFAKYSR is encoded by the coding sequence TTGAATAAATCACTTTTAAAGAATAAGGCAAGTAAGAAAATGAATATATCGCTTCAAGAAGTAAAAACCTACTACGATGAACATACTAGTGATAAGCTAAAAAACTTCGTTGCAGGCAACGCTCGTGTTCGGAAAGCTTGGTTAACTGTTGAGCAGTGGGCACCAAAAAATCCTCAACGTATATTGGAGATTGGTTGTGGTATCGGTGATACATGCTGGCGGATGACTCGCCAGTGGCTAGATGCTGAAGTCGTAGGATTGGATATCAGCTCTATATCTTTGGAAACAGCTCAAAAATTATTTAGTTCATCAAGACTTTCTTTTGTTCAAGGACCGCTTGTAAAAGGCTTAATTGCGAGTAAGTTCGACCTTATAGTCCTGATGGACGTGTACGAGCATATCCAAGTAGAAGACAGACCTCAACTACATCAAGCCTTGAAAGACTTAATAAATGATAAAGGTCGAATTATTCTTTCTTTTCCTACTCCGCGCCATCAAGCATGGTTACGAAAGTATAAGCCCGATGGACTTCAACCAATAGATGAGGATATTGATGTGAATACAATTTTGAGCTTAGCTTCAGATCTAGACACAGAAGTCTTACTTTATCAGGAAGTTGATGTGTGGCATGAAGGAGACTATGCTCATGCTGTTCTAGGTAAGCGGGAAGACCGAGTTGTTGCTAATAAAACTGATCAATTTAAACAAGGATTCCAAAAACTGATTCACACATTGTTGTTTAAAGTAGCATATTCGACAAAGCTTGCATCAATACGTAGAAAAATTAAATTTGCAAAATATTCAAGGTAA
- a CDS encoding ABC transporter ATP-binding protein, whose translation MSDIAIKVEHLSKKYIISHQKQERYIALRDVITDKIKHIGNQILKPISKNRHNPDNEEFWSLKDICFEIEQGDSVGIIGHNGAGKSTLLKILSRITEPTNGTIKIRGRVASLLEVGTGFHPELTGRENIYLNGAILGMSKAEIKSKFDEIVDFAGVEKFLDTPVKRYSSGMYVRLAFAVAAHLEPEILVVDEVLAVGDAAFQKKCLGKMQDVAKQGRTVLFVSHNMQAISALTQHCLVLSQGRCIYQGSTEGGITTYLQEGANISSIYKGSPSLLEPKITRVELRTSEPGNIQAHGEPMDIFFEISTPVPIDGAALSFQVYNSMKHPVLHLLTQDSELPMCREPGVFHLICRIPKVRMYIGRYSIKVYFAERVGGKKFQILEDICPFEVAVYGQTRDYYWYPGHATYVEEYEWQVAQINQDSLMTA comes from the coding sequence ATGTCTGATATAGCTATTAAAGTAGAACACCTGAGCAAAAAATACATTATCAGTCACCAAAAGCAGGAGCGTTACATAGCCTTGCGAGATGTAATAACTGATAAGATCAAGCACATTGGAAACCAAATACTGAAACCCATCAGCAAAAATAGACACAATCCTGATAACGAAGAGTTTTGGTCATTAAAAGATATCTGTTTTGAAATAGAGCAAGGCGATAGTGTTGGTATTATTGGTCACAATGGTGCTGGCAAATCAACTTTGTTAAAGATTTTAAGCAGAATTACAGAGCCAACTAATGGAACTATCAAGATTAGAGGTAGAGTAGCTAGTCTATTGGAAGTAGGAACAGGCTTTCACCCAGAATTAACAGGTAGAGAAAATATTTACCTTAACGGTGCCATCCTTGGGATGAGTAAAGCAGAGATTAAAAGCAAGTTTGACGAAATTGTTGATTTTGCTGGAGTAGAAAAGTTTTTAGATACACCAGTGAAACGATATTCATCAGGTATGTATGTACGTCTTGCCTTTGCTGTTGCTGCACACTTAGAGCCTGAAATTTTGGTAGTAGACGAAGTTCTAGCCGTTGGTGATGCAGCTTTTCAAAAGAAGTGTTTAGGAAAGATGCAAGATGTAGCTAAACAGGGACGCACAGTTTTATTTGTGAGTCACAATATGCAAGCGATTTCTGCCTTAACACAACATTGTCTAGTGCTTTCTCAAGGAAGATGCATTTATCAAGGATCGACTGAGGGAGGAATCACTACGTATCTTCAAGAAGGAGCAAATATATCATCAATATATAAAGGCTCTCCATCTTTATTAGAACCTAAGATAACTCGTGTAGAACTACGTACTTCGGAGCCTGGTAATATACAAGCTCATGGAGAACCAATGGATATATTCTTTGAGATTTCTACTCCAGTACCAATAGACGGTGCTGCACTTTCCTTTCAAGTGTATAACTCTATGAAACATCCTGTGCTTCACCTGTTAACGCAAGATTCTGAACTTCCGATGTGTCGTGAACCAGGAGTATTTCATTTAATTTGTCGAATACCTAAAGTAAGAATGTACATAGGTCGTTACAGCATAAAAGTTTATTTCGCTGAAAGAGTAGGTGGAAAAAAGTTTCAAATCCTTGAGGATATTTGTCCGTTTGAAGTTGCAGTATATGGTCAGACTCGTGATTATTATTGGTATCCAGGTCATGCAACTTATGTAGAGGAATATGAATGGCAAGTTGCTCAAATAAATCAGGATAGTTTAATGACAGCTTAA
- a CDS encoding ABC transporter permease, which yields MMNHNQTELVIEAGKTESQYWKDLLRYKDLFYFLAWRDILVRYKQTFIGIAWALIRPFLTMVVFTAVFGQLAKLPSEGVPYPILVFAAMLPWQFFANALSESSNSLITNANLISKVYFPRLIVPASAVIVSFVDFMVSGIILLALMAWYNFVPSWQILTLPLFIVIAFAAAIGAGLWLSALNVKYRDFRYIVPFIVQFGLYISPVGFSSNIVPDKWRLIYSLNPMVGVIDGFRWAILGGEIQIYWSGFMLSVGLVALLFISGIWYFRKMERSFADVI from the coding sequence ATGATGAATCATAATCAAACTGAATTAGTAATTGAGGCTGGTAAAACAGAAAGTCAGTATTGGAAGGATTTATTACGTTATAAAGATCTATTTTATTTTTTAGCGTGGCGTGATATTTTAGTGCGTTACAAACAGACTTTCATTGGTATTGCTTGGGCGCTCATTCGACCATTTCTGACAATGGTAGTTTTTACAGCAGTTTTTGGTCAGCTAGCAAAGTTGCCTTCAGAGGGTGTACCCTATCCTATTTTAGTATTTGCAGCAATGCTTCCTTGGCAATTTTTTGCTAATGCACTTTCTGAAAGTAGTAACAGTTTAATTACTAATGCCAATTTAATTTCTAAGGTTTATTTTCCTCGCTTAATTGTACCTGCTAGTGCAGTCATTGTTAGTTTTGTAGATTTTATGGTTTCAGGTATAATTTTGCTAGCATTAATGGCTTGGTATAATTTTGTACCTAGCTGGCAAATACTAACACTACCTTTATTTATTGTGATTGCTTTTGCTGCGGCGATAGGCGCAGGATTGTGGTTATCAGCACTCAATGTGAAATACCGCGACTTTAGATATATAGTGCCTTTTATTGTCCAGTTTGGTCTTTATATTTCTCCGGTTGGTTTTAGTAGCAATATTGTTCCAGACAAGTGGCGTTTAATCTACTCGCTGAATCCAATGGTAGGAGTTATAGATGGTTTTCGTTGGGCAATTTTGGGCGGAGAAATACAAATTTATTGGTCTGGGTTTATGTTGTCTGTAGGATTAGTAGCACTATTATTTATTAGTGGTATTTGGTATTTCCGCAAAATGGAACGCTCATTTGCAGACGTGATTTAA
- a CDS encoding BrnA antitoxin family protein has translation MNNTSRTDWARIDAMSDEDIDTSDIPPLSEEFFAKAQLRMPKSPVRVSVQVDPETLAWFQAQGKDAEQQMSVALKIYAEAHKAHSASAAKPA, from the coding sequence ATGAACAATACCTCAAGAACCGATTGGGCTAGAATTGATGCAATGAGCGATGAGGACATCGATACCTCCGATATTCCACCGCTATCAGAAGAGTTTTTTGCTAAAGCGCAATTGCGAATGCCCAAGTCGCCTGTAAGAGTGTCAGTTCAAGTAGATCCTGAAACTTTGGCTTGGTTTCAGGCACAAGGAAAAGACGCTGAACAGCAAATGTCTGTGGCGTTGAAAATTTATGCTGAGGCACACAAAGCCCATTCAGCATCCGCAGCAAAGCCAGCATAA
- a CDS encoding BrnT family toxin, with the protein MKFEWDEHKNQSNLAKHGFDFADAFRIFNLPMVVEFDEREDYGEDRCIGIGLLDRRVVVVIYTEPNEETVRIISLRKALSHERRRYEQYLKNRLG; encoded by the coding sequence ATGAAGTTCGAGTGGGATGAGCACAAAAATCAAAGCAACCTTGCAAAGCATGGGTTTGACTTCGCTGATGCTTTTCGGATCTTTAACCTACCAATGGTTGTTGAATTTGATGAGCGGGAGGATTATGGAGAAGATCGATGTATCGGTATTGGTTTACTTGATAGGCGAGTTGTAGTCGTTATCTACACGGAGCCTAATGAGGAAACAGTTCGGATTATCTCATTACGAAAGGCACTGTCTCATGAACGCAGACGCTATGAACAATACCTCAAGAACCGATTGGGCTAG
- a CDS encoding type II toxin-antitoxin system HicB family antitoxin translates to MLHPPQKLITNMANRSFTVIVHKQEDMYITECPEIGTADQGDIEQAIAGLTQATRLYLEELPVPEASPRYVTSIEVGYA, encoded by the coding sequence ATGTTACATCCACCTCAAAAGCTGATTACAAACATGGCAAATCGTAGCTTTACGGTTATTGTGCATAAACAAGAGGATATGTACATTACCGAGTGTCCCGAAATTGGCACAGCCGATCAGGGAGATATTGAGCAAGCGATCGCCGGACTTACACAAGCAACACGGCTCTACCTAGAGGAACTTCCTGTACCAGAAGCATCTCCTAGATATGTGACGAGTATTGAGGTTGGCTATGCCTAG
- a CDS encoding DUF3368 domain-containing protein: MIVVSDTSPITNLAAIGQLDLLRQLYAVIIIPTAVYNEMVNLDKIVPGAAEVQTLPWIQAQTVTDAQRVKDAQTSQSNIDLGEAEAIILALELNANLLLMDERRGRVLAVDLGLNVAGLLGVLLQAKRNGLISIVKPLMDQLIKQVDFRVSSQLYVTILQAAGE; encoded by the coding sequence GTGATTGTTGTCAGCGATACTTCACCTATTACAAACCTAGCAGCGATTGGTCAGTTGGATCTGTTGCGGCAACTCTATGCAGTTATTATTATTCCTACCGCCGTTTACAACGAAATGGTGAATCTGGATAAGATTGTTCCTGGTGCAGCCGAAGTACAAACCCTGCCTTGGATTCAGGCTCAGACTGTTACCGATGCTCAACGAGTGAAAGATGCTCAAACTAGCCAAAGCAATATTGACTTAGGTGAAGCCGAAGCGATTATTTTAGCACTGGAACTGAATGCAAATCTTCTCCTAATGGATGAACGTCGTGGCAGAGTGTTGGCAGTAGATTTGGGACTTAATGTAGCTGGGCTTTTGGGCGTTCTATTACAAGCTAAACGGAATGGTTTGATTTCGATTGTTAAGCCTCTGATGGATCAATTGATTAAGCAGGTGGATTTTCGGGTAAGTAGCCAATTGTATGTAACAATTTTACAGGCTGCTGGCGAGTAA
- a CDS encoding UPF0175 family protein, with translation MSIVIPDDILQATKMSEDELRLEIAIMLYKQERISSGKVRAWTGLTVIEFQHELAKRGLCINYDVEDFQSDVTTLQSMGLL, from the coding sequence ATGAGCATTGTCATTCCTGATGATATTCTGCAAGCAACCAAGATGAGTGAAGATGAATTGCGGCTAGAAATTGCCATCATGCTGTACAAGCAGGAAAGAATCAGCAGTGGCAAAGTTCGCGCTTGGACTGGGCTGACAGTCATTGAATTTCAACACGAATTGGCAAAACGAGGGCTTTGCATCAACTATGATGTCGAGGATTTTCAGTCTGATGTGACAACATTGCAGTCAATGGGCTTGCTGTGA
- a CDS encoding type II toxin-antitoxin system HicB family antitoxin: MLRPPQKLIANMAKTRSFTVIVYKEEDMYIAECPEIGTVDQGETIEQAIAGLTQATRLYLEELPVPEASPRYVTSIEVGYA, encoded by the coding sequence ATGTTACGTCCACCTCAAAAGCTGATTGCAAACATGGCAAAAACTCGTAGCTTTACGGTTATTGTGTACAAAGAAGAGGATATGTACATTGCCGAGTGTCCCGAAATTGGCACAGTCGATCAGGGAGAAACTATTGAGCAAGCGATCGCCGGACTTACACAAGCAACACGGCTCTACCTAGAGGAACTTCCTGTACCAGAAGCATCTCCTAGATATGTGACGAGTATTGAGGTTGGCTATGCCTAG
- a CDS encoding type II toxin-antitoxin system HicA family toxin, which produces MPRLPRISAKEAIRVLERLEFEQVRQTGSHVVMKKKSNKPVSTSHLAQMLLCLIQLNLS; this is translated from the coding sequence ATGCCTAGACTACCCCGAATTTCAGCCAAAGAAGCAATTCGGGTATTAGAACGATTGGAGTTTGAGCAAGTTCGTCAAACTGGTAGTCATGTTGTCATGAAGAAGAAGTCAAATAAGCCCGTTTCAACGTCTCATCTTGCACAAATGCTGCTTTGCTTAATCCAACTGAACTTATCATGA
- a CDS encoding nucleotidyltransferase family protein, whose amino-acid sequence MPVQTKAQVMSLLQESQQELQGFGVSRYGVFGSFVRDSAIHEQSDVDILVAFAPNQKTFDNFMHLSFFLEDLFGRAVDLITVESLSPYIGPHILDEVEYVSISS is encoded by the coding sequence ATGCCTGTACAAACGAAAGCCCAAGTGATGTCTCTTTTGCAAGAATCTCAACAGGAACTGCAAGGTTTTGGTGTGAGCCGTTATGGTGTTTTTGGTTCATTTGTGCGTGACAGTGCAATTCACGAGCAAAGCGATGTTGATATTTTAGTTGCGTTTGCACCAAACCAAAAGACGTTTGATAACTTTATGCATCTGTCTTTTTTCCTAGAAGATCTGTTTGGTAGAGCAGTTGATTTGATTACTGTTGAGTCATTAAGCCCTTATATTGGTCCGCATATTCTCGATGAGGTTGAGTATGTCTCCATCAGCTCGTGA
- a CDS encoding MFS transporter, translated as MLRDPKLIVLLLAGSLTTMTGGVVAPVLPEIIEHLQLDTGLAANLVSVHNLTIALFSPPLGILADRIGRLKVLVPALIFYALFGVAGAFMHDFWSLLLLRALLGAASGGIAAASLGLLGSMYEGQARSQALGLATSTLTITGITDPLLGGWVGASRWQNAFYLYGVGLPIAFLVSAVFKEQPRKTKSHQVTQTGLRQVLLQHHALKVLIALSLTSVAMYAVVIYAPLYLNATINADTLLNGIVLASRAIGAGAISAFGASKLARLLGLARAIALGFGLMAITLAVIPLLHQVSWIVVSAIIFGVGFGIVLPNLYNALANLAPEQLRASVLAIGTGMGFLGQFLSPILLAPVLNYAGLEAVFYAAAAIAIATGIILLAPQR; from the coding sequence ATGTTACGTGACCCCAAACTCATAGTACTGCTGCTTGCTGGTTCGTTGACAACAATGACAGGAGGAGTTGTCGCACCTGTTTTACCAGAAATAATTGAACACCTGCAACTTGATACTGGATTAGCGGCTAACTTAGTCAGCGTGCATAATTTGACGATCGCGCTATTTAGTCCACCATTGGGAATTTTGGCAGATCGCATTGGACGATTAAAAGTTTTAGTTCCTGCACTCATTTTTTATGCATTGTTTGGTGTTGCAGGCGCATTCATGCACGATTTTTGGTCACTGCTACTCTTACGGGCTTTGCTAGGTGCAGCAAGTGGTGGTATTGCTGCTGCAAGTCTTGGTTTACTAGGAAGTATGTATGAAGGACAAGCGCGATCGCAAGCTTTAGGTCTCGCCACAAGTACGCTGACAATTACAGGTATTACTGATCCCTTACTCGGTGGCTGGGTAGGTGCAAGCCGATGGCAAAATGCTTTTTATCTTTATGGGGTAGGGCTACCGATCGCGTTTTTAGTCTCTGCAGTTTTTAAAGAACAGCCACGAAAAACAAAATCGCATCAAGTAACTCAAACTGGATTACGCCAAGTCTTGTTACAACACCATGCTTTAAAGGTATTAATTGCGCTCAGTTTAACTTCCGTAGCAATGTATGCAGTTGTAATCTATGCTCCCTTATACCTCAATGCAACGATTAATGCAGATACACTTCTTAATGGTATAGTTTTAGCATCACGAGCAATTGGTGCTGGTGCCATATCAGCTTTTGGTGCGAGTAAATTAGCAAGACTTCTGGGGTTAGCACGCGCGATCGCATTAGGATTTGGGCTAATGGCAATCACTTTAGCTGTGATTCCACTACTTCATCAAGTTAGTTGGATTGTCGTCAGTGCAATTATCTTTGGTGTCGGCTTTGGAATTGTGCTACCGAATCTTTACAATGCCTTGGCTAATCTTGCGCCGGAACAATTACGCGCCAGTGTGTTGGCAATTGGTACGGGAATGGGCTTTTTAGGACAATTTCTCTCGCCAATCTTACTGGCACCAGTCCTCAACTATGCTGGTTTAGAAGCTGTATTTTACGCCGCTGCAGCAATTGCGATCGCAACAGGAATTATTTTATTAGCACCGCAGCGGTAG
- a CDS encoding cupin-like domain-containing protein, translating into MDNLIKLNLHESTQEKEIARVDASYLTATSFFEQYQKVGKPVIVIGLLKCNWNLEYLCQNLGEQEFLLRYYGNTRYEYDKRQWKNIGSGVEGQKMPFNKYAELLRDRQAHKHDIYLAKCSIKNTTLDSENVLNSIEERLGLHKAMSDFNIWVGPGGHIECLHFDAVDGTLMQMYGSKKIVLFPPSQMCNLYPFPLSIHLRHGLKLRSWFSQVYPENPDFEAFPNLEKALQHKYEVILNQGELLYIPAGWWHEVTALGNEMVCSVNRFWHILPTHRAIFSWSVWRTYLGNLFAIPYVLSSVIVALCSRDREQKLKKIRQML; encoded by the coding sequence ATGGATAATTTAATAAAATTAAATCTTCACGAGTCTACACAAGAAAAAGAAATAGCGAGAGTTGATGCGTCTTATTTAACAGCAACAAGTTTTTTTGAACAATATCAAAAAGTAGGTAAACCAGTTATTGTTATAGGGTTACTTAAATGTAACTGGAATTTAGAATATTTATGTCAAAACTTGGGTGAACAAGAGTTTTTGTTAAGATATTATGGTAATACCAGATATGAATATGATAAACGCCAATGGAAAAATATTGGCAGTGGTGTTGAAGGACAAAAAATGCCCTTTAATAAATATGCTGAATTATTACGCGATCGCCAGGCGCACAAACATGATATTTACTTAGCCAAATGCTCAATTAAAAATACAACGCTCGATTCTGAAAATGTTTTAAACAGTATTGAAGAACGTTTGGGTTTACATAAAGCAATGAGTGACTTTAATATCTGGGTAGGTCCAGGAGGTCACATTGAATGCTTACACTTTGATGCTGTTGATGGCACCTTAATGCAAATGTATGGTTCTAAAAAAATTGTGCTGTTTCCACCATCGCAGATGTGTAATCTTTATCCATTTCCCCTTTCGATTCATTTACGACATGGTTTAAAGTTGCGTTCTTGGTTTAGCCAGGTATATCCAGAAAATCCGGACTTTGAAGCATTTCCTAATTTAGAAAAAGCACTGCAACACAAGTATGAAGTCATTCTTAATCAAGGAGAACTTCTTTATATTCCTGCGGGTTGGTGGCATGAAGTTACTGCATTAGGAAACGAAATGGTATGCTCAGTAAATCGTTTTTGGCATATACTTCCTACACATAGAGCAATATTTTCTTGGAGTGTTTGGCGTACTTATTTAGGTAATTTATTTGCAATACCTTATGTTTTATCGAGTGTTATAGTTGCTCTGTGTAGCCGCGATCGCGAACAAAAACTCAAAAAGATTCGGCAAATGTTGTAA